The DNA window CCTTAACTTTCTTCTTGATGTCGTCCTGGCTGAACAGCAAACGCCCCAGCACGCTGCGAACGGCCTGCTCGTCGTCTTTTTCCTGCTTCCACTGGCTCATCCAGTCGAATACCGTCAGGGTGTCATCGAACTCGTATTCGTGATCCTGCGCGTAATAACCGATCTTGGCGTTTTCAGACCATTTCACGCTGCCGCTGTCCGGCTGTGCATCGCCAACCAGGGTTTTCAACAGGGTAGACTTACCGACACCGTTCGGGCCCAGCACCGCCACTTTCTCGCCCACTTCAACCATCAGGTTGAGCTTGCTGAACAGTGGACCGTTGTCGAAACCTTTGGTCAACGCCTCCACTTCCAGTGCGTTACGGAACAGTTTTTTGTCCTGATCGAAACGGATGAACGGGTTCTGGCGGCTTGAAGCCTTCACTTCTTCCAGCTGGATTTTGTCTATCTGGCGGGCGCGTGAAGTGGCCTGTTTGGATTTGGAGGCGTTGGCGCTGAAGCGGCTGACGAACGACTGCAGTTCGTTAATCTGTGCCTTCTTCTTGGCGTTATCCGCCATCAGACGTTCACGCGATTGCGTGGCCGCCGTCATGTATTCGTCATAGTTGCCCGGATACACGCGCAGTTCGCCGTAGTCCAGATCCGCCATGTGAGTACACACCATGTTCAGGAAGTGACGGTCGTGCGAAATGATAACCATGGTGCTGTTACGCTCGTTAAGCACCTGCTCCAGCCAGCGAATGGTATCGATGTCCAAGTTGTTGGTTGGTTCGTCGAGCAGCAGGATTTCCGGATCGGAGAACAGGGCCTGCGCCAGCAACACACGCAGCTTGAAGCCCGGCGCGATTTCGCTCATCGGGCCATAATGCTGTTCGACCGGGATGCCAACACCGAGCAGCAGCTCGCCGGCACGCGCTTCGGCGGTGTAACCGTCCATTTCGCCGTAAGCCACTTCCAGATCGGCCACTTTATAGCCGTCTTCTTCGCTCATTTCGGCCATAGCGTAAATACGGTCACGCTCTTCTTTCACTGCCCACAGTTCATGGTGGCCCATGATAACGGTGTCCAGCACGCTGTATTGCTCAAAAGCGAACTGATCCTGACGCAGTTTACCCAGACGCTCGTTCGGATCGAGGAACACGTTGCCGCCGCTCGGTACCAGATCGCCGCCCAGGATTTTCATAAAGGTGGATTTGCCGCAGCCGTTGGCCCCGATCAAACCATAGCGGTTACCGCCACCAAATTTTACAGAGATGTTTTCAAACAGCGGCTTACTGCCAAACTGCATAGTAATGTTGTTAGTGCTTAACACAGCGCTCGCTCTTCATATCATTAGGAATGTGATTTGGCGCGCATTATGCCATAACGAGGATAAGAGATCGCGGGAAGTTTTGGTGACAATTTGAGCAATGGTGCGGTGGCAGAAAAAGCCAGACACTGCGCGGTTCCTTGAGGCCGGAGGCAGTAAATCCCATCCGGCGGATTAAGGGGAA is part of the Serratia quinivorans genome and encodes:
- the yheS_1 gene encoding Uncharacterized ABC transporter ATP-binding protein YheS yields the protein MLSTNNITMQFGSKPLFENISVKFGGGNRYGLIGANGCGKSTFMKILGGDLVPSGGNVFLDPNERLGKLRQDQFAFEQYSVLDTVIMGHHELWAVKEERDRIYAMAEMSEEDGYKVADLEVAYGEMDGYTAEARAGELLLGVGIPVEQHYGPMSEIAPGFKLRVLLAQALFSDPEILLLDEPTNNLDIDTIRWLEQVLNERNSTMVIISHDRHFLNMVCTHMADLDYGELRVYPGNYDEYMTAATQSRERLMADNAKKKAQINELQSFVSRFSANASKSKQATSRARQIDKIQLEEVKASSRQNPFIRFDQDKKLFRNALEVEALTKGFDNGPLFSKLNLMVEVGEKVAVLGPNGVGKSTLLKTLVGDAQPDSGSVKWSENAKIGYYAQDHEYEFDDTLTVFDWMSQWKQEKDDEQAVRSVLGRLLFSQDDIKKKVKVLSGGEKGRMLFGKLMMQRPNILIMDEPTNHLDMESIESLNMALEMYEGTLIFVSHDREFVSSLATRVLEMTPTKVIDFTGNYEDYLRSQGIV